A genomic region of Anopheles coustani chromosome 3, idAnoCousDA_361_x.2, whole genome shotgun sequence contains the following coding sequences:
- the LOC131261222 gene encoding peroxisomal N(1)-acetyl-spermine/spermidine oxidase, producing MGDDGSAKEDTANTAMSEKRKHKVIIVGAGMAGLSSANHLAKNGCTDFLILEGRNRVGGRIVSIDMGPQKIELGANWIHGVLGNPMFELAMQHGLVSIINIPKPHKVVAATEDGKQVPFQILQEIYEAYVCFLRRCEEYFLCQYLPPPDIHSVGEHINLEVDLYLNNVECQKEKHLRRLIFECLLKRETCITGCHSMDEIDLLELGSYTELQGGNIVLPSGYSSILKPLCDNLPKDNIMLSCPVKRIHWKRKAVHRMPAGTSARDAIPEEDEDDGNASDDSDRTVTGVPVAGGQQSEESAIASVLANSTANVLVECENGTVYEADHVICTLPLGVLKEQSETLFAPALPQYKVESIDSLLFGTVDKIFLEYDRPFLNATISEIMLLWEQEPSPEEEGDLEQRLKDSWYKKIYSFSKVSDTLLLGWISGREAEYMETLSHEIVAERCTDILRQFLKDPFVPKPKRCVCTSWKKQPFSRGSYTAIAVGASQDDIDNIAQPLYSSPHQSKPSVMFAGEHTHANFYSTVHGAYLSGRTAAQILLTPDSPQEIVMESDSSDLSSWIQGIALD from the exons atgGGCGACGATGGGAGTGCGAAAGAAGACACGGCAAACACAGCGATGAGTGAAAAGCGTAAACACAAGGTGATAATCGTGGGCGCCGGGATGGCAGGGCTTTCCTCGGCCAACCACCTGGCGAAGAACGGATGCACGGATTTTCTCATCCTCGAGGGGCGCAACCGTGTTGGCGGACGTATCGTGTCGATCGATATGGGACCgcaaaag ATCGAACTCGGTGCAAACTGGATCCATGGCGTGCTCGGGAACCCGATGTTCGAGCTGGCCATGCAGCACGGTCTGGTCAGCATCATCAACATACCAAAGCCCCACAAGGTGGTCGCGGCCACCGAAGACGGCAAGCAGGTCCCGTTTCAGATTCTGCAGGAAATCTACGAAGCATACGTGTGCTTTCTGCGGCGTTGCGAAGAATATTTCCTCTGCCAGTACCTTCCGCCACCGGACATACACAGCGTGGGGGAACACATCAACCTAGAGGTGGACCTGTATCTCAACAACGTCGAGTGCCAGAAGGAGAAACACCTTCGCCGGCTCATCTTCGAGTGTCTGTTGAAGCGGGAAACGTGCATTACCGGTTGCCACAGCATGGACGAGATCGACCTGCTCGAGCTGGGCAGCTACACCGAGCTGCAGGGTGGCAACATTGTGCTGCCGTCCGGGTACAGCTCGATCCTGAAGCCGCTGTGTGACAATCTGCCAAAGGATAATATCATGCTGTCGTGTCCGGTTAAACGAATTCACTGGAAACGGAAAGCGGTCCACCGGATGCCAGCGGGCACTAGCGCACGTGATGCAATCCCGGAGGAAGACGAAGACGATGGCAACGCATCGGATGATTCTGATCGGACCGTTACGGGGGTACCGGTGGCCGGTGGGCAGCAATCGGAAGAAAGCGCGATCGCCAGTGTGCTTGCAAACTCCACCGCCAATGTGCTCGTCGAGTGCGAGAACGGCACCGTGTACGAGGCGGACCATGTGATTTGTACCCTCCCATTGGGGGTGCTGAAGGAACAGAGTGAAACACTGTTCGCGCCCGCCCTACCCCAGTACAAGGTCGAATCGATCGATAGTCTATTGTTCGGTACGGTTGACAAGATATTCCTCGAGTACGATCGCCCGTTCCTTAACGCGACCATCAGTGAGATAATGCTCCTGTGGGAGCAGGAACCATCGCCCGAGGAAGAGGGTGATCTGGAGCAGCGGTTGAAGGACAGCTGGTACAAAAAGATATACTCATTCTCGAAGGTTTCCGACACGTTGCTGCTCGGTTGGATATCGGGACGGGAGGCGGAGTACATGGAAACGCTATCGCACGAGATTGTTGCCGAGCGGTGTACCGACATTTTGCGCCAGTTCCTGAAGGATCCGTTCGTGCCGAAGCCGAAGCGGTGCGTGTGTACCAGCTGGAAGAAGCAACCGTTCAGTCGTGGCTCGTACACGGCCATCGCCGTCGGGGCCTCGCAGGACGATATCGACAACATTGCCCAACCGCTCTACTCGAGTCCACATCAATCGAAG CCTTCGGTGATGTTCGCCGGTGAACATACGCACGCGAACTTCTACTCGACGGTGCACGGTGCCTACCTGAGTGGCCGAACCGCGGCCCAGATCCTCCTGACGCCGGACTCTCCACAGGAGATCGTCATGGAATCGGACAGCAGCGATCTCAGCTCTTGGATACAGGGCATTGCGCTGGACTAG
- the LOC131272582 gene encoding serine--tRNA synthetase-like protein Slimp — MLKLHYSSKLFKRYLSSALYLTGDKAREQFAVLVPYLDFKHKLGDFERLKRIVRLRAYPIDCDNLKLQWELYRDVEKRKQDIERCRTELQKRIQQSTDEEEKKALKARAVQARDDLKMLKERSYAVADSFIANNFLAIPNDLHERTPEVSGKVLHEKHAPPSSKSSGQHNLVEEQFEQFGPSCLYLTGDAAWMDLRLPMRCCETFQEQKYILFCNPDFVRTFLLEAAMVPKGSLYLVREDDEPEDKVNLLHLCGGGSLLGFLGYFTKLCVFPSVLPLRLVASGKRYHFEQTQSNEVHMFGACKTAQEAELLFDETVQHCRTFYDQLPVGYRIVQVTAPELQPAESMRVDVELYDDQERRYVKVAHVSYLSDFLSKRIAFIYQEGKAQKFPHIVTGQVLSSVDLIKLLLRNGIQVKDLPFLDTFGAK; from the coding sequence ATGTTAAAGCTACATTATTCGTCAAAACTCTTCAAAAGGTATCTTTCATCGGCGCTCTACCTAACCGGCGACAAGGCTCGGGAGCAGTTCGCTGTGCTCGTTCCGTACCTCGACTTTAAACATAAACTTGGGGATTTTGAACGATTAAAGCGAATCGTGCGCCTTCGCGCATATCCCATCGACTGTGATAACCTCAAACTGCAGTGGGAACTGTACCGGGAtgtggaaaaacgaaagcaaGACATCGAACGGTGTCGCACAGAGCTGCAGAAGCGAATACAGCAGTCTACCGatgaagaggaaaagaaagcacTGAAAGCACGAGCGGTACAGGCGCGTGATGACTTAAAAATGCTGAAAGAACGAAGCTACGCGGTGGCGGACTCATTCATCGCCAACAATTTCCTGGCCATCCCAAACGATCTTCACGAGAGGACGCCCGAGGTAAGCGGGAAAGTACTCCACGAAAAACATGCACCCCCGTCTAGCAAATCTTCTGGCCAGCATAACCTCGTAGAGGAACAATTTGAACAGTTTGGTCCGTCCTGTCTGTACCTGACGGGCGACGCGGCCTGGATGGACCTCCGGCTGCCAATGCGATGCTGTGAAACGTTCCAGGAGCAGAAATACATTCTCTTCTGTAATCCTGATTTCGTGCGCACGTTCCTCCTGGAGGCGGCCATGGTGCCCAAAGGCTCACTCTATCTCGTACGGGAGGACGACGAACCAGAGGACAAAGTGAACCTGCTCCACCTATGCGGCGGTGGATCGTTGCTCGGATTTCTCGGCTATTTTACCAAACTTTGCGTGTTCCCGTCCGTGCTCCCGTTGCGGTTGGTCGCGAGTGGAAAGCGGTATCACTTCGAGCAGACACAGTCAAACGAAGTGCACATGTTTGGTGCATGCAAAACCGCACAGGAAGCGGAGCTTCTGTTCGACGAAACGGTGCAACATTGTCGAACTTTCTACGATCAGCTTCCCGTCGGTTACCGGATCGTACAAGTGACAGCACCAGAGCTACAACCGGCGGAATCTATGCGCGTCGATGTTGAGCTGTATGACGACCAGGAACGGCGCTACGTAAAGGTAGCCCATGTTAGCTATCTATCCGATTTTCTGAGCAAACGCATCGCCTTCATCTACCAGGAAGGTAAAGCTCAAAAGTTTCCCCACATCGTCACCGGCCAGGTATTGAGTTCGGTTGATCTGATAAAGCTTCTGTTACGAAATGGAATACAGGTCAAGGACCTACCATTTCTTGATACATTcggagcaaaataa